A region of Pyxidicoccus parkwaysis DNA encodes the following proteins:
- a CDS encoding fatty acid desaturase family protein, which produces MRAVPQVDSPGVSRSEPEAGVRAESIAARLRARYARPVTALGYQPQSLPEAVAHLGLHVVLSVAAAWVTAVLTRWQPVLGWALYPLAAFFIGTRFRALGNMLHEACHGMLVRGKRRNRALGHVLAIIDLTALEPYTREHFTHHLHLGDAVKDLDFVPRSRFGFSDASRPFVKTHLLRPMLLVHLPAFLRPVFFHRTDPWPVTLVRWAFLAGLVALAQWGIGWKAFLLFYAVPYLVPYQVIRYWSDAVDHAGVIGSADEFHRSRNHILPWGPLNTVLFPRNDAYHLTHHLFPAVPTAWQGHVHEMLLHDPDYAAREHSFGALLR; this is translated from the coding sequence ATGCGCGCCGTGCCCCAGGTGGACAGCCCCGGCGTCTCCCGCTCCGAGCCCGAGGCCGGAGTGCGCGCGGAGTCCATCGCCGCGAGGCTCCGCGCCCGGTACGCGCGCCCCGTCACCGCGCTCGGCTACCAGCCCCAGTCGCTGCCGGAAGCGGTGGCGCACCTGGGCCTGCACGTGGTGCTGAGCGTGGCGGCCGCGTGGGTGACGGCCGTGCTGACGCGGTGGCAGCCGGTGCTGGGCTGGGCGCTGTATCCGCTGGCGGCCTTCTTCATCGGCACGCGGTTCCGCGCGCTGGGCAACATGCTGCACGAGGCGTGTCACGGCATGCTCGTGCGCGGCAAGCGCCGCAACCGCGCGCTCGGGCACGTGCTGGCCATCATCGACCTCACCGCGCTGGAGCCGTACACGCGCGAGCACTTCACGCATCACCTGCACCTGGGTGATGCAGTGAAGGACTTGGACTTCGTGCCGCGCAGCCGCTTCGGCTTCTCGGACGCGAGCCGGCCCTTCGTGAAGACGCACCTGCTGCGGCCGATGCTGCTGGTGCACCTGCCGGCCTTCCTGCGGCCGGTGTTCTTCCACCGCACGGACCCGTGGCCGGTGACGCTGGTGCGCTGGGCCTTCCTCGCGGGGCTGGTGGCGCTGGCGCAGTGGGGCATCGGCTGGAAGGCGTTCCTGCTCTTCTACGCTGTGCCGTACCTGGTGCCGTACCAGGTCATCCGCTACTGGTCGGACGCGGTGGACCACGCGGGCGTCATCGGCTCGGCGGACGAGTTCCACCGCTCGCGCAACCACATCCTCCCGTGGGGTCCGCTCAACACGGTGCTCTTCCCGAGGAACGACGCGTACCACCTCACGCACCACCTGTTCCCCGCCGTGCCCACCGCGTGGCAGGGACATGTGCACGAGATGCTGCTGCACGACCCGGACTACGCGGCGCGCGAGCACTCCTTCGGCGCGCTGCTGCGCTGA
- a CDS encoding pyridoxal phosphate-dependent aminotransferase, protein MDLLRPFFMEDYLEGSRFTARYNLGESGGRPVTVGELLTGSGVSQTQAADVFLSTLLRDSPNWGRADLRDLVAAMHPGTTRDNVLITTGTSEALLLLFRQLRPRKVALAWPAFQLLYELPMQQGAQVVRLPVRWDARGVPSVDGAEWLDVLAREQPDAVIINNPHNPSGLVLDAKLLDAVARWADAAGATVIGDEHYRFLSSEDAVLGASVYRPGSRTFVTGSFIKCLGCPGLRIGWCVGDTAMLSRMQNEKNYTTHTVNPVTEWISYEVLKDLHSPALTHAREEWMKNRRTLAAFLERSRGVYGIAPTGGLVTCIGVRGASEPRDFEARLSALSAEGVFVLPLSAMEAGSPEGTHPLERGHGFRLGLGMAADRFPEALEAIERATTR, encoded by the coding sequence ATGGACCTGCTGCGCCCGTTCTTCATGGAGGACTACCTGGAGGGCTCGCGCTTTACCGCGCGCTACAACCTCGGGGAGTCCGGTGGCCGTCCCGTCACCGTGGGCGAGCTGCTCACGGGCTCCGGCGTGAGTCAGACGCAGGCGGCGGACGTGTTCCTCTCCACGCTGCTGCGTGACAGTCCCAACTGGGGGCGCGCGGACCTGAGGGACCTGGTGGCCGCCATGCACCCGGGCACCACGCGCGACAACGTCCTCATCACCACCGGCACCAGTGAGGCGCTGCTCCTGCTCTTCCGCCAGCTCCGCCCGCGCAAGGTGGCCCTGGCGTGGCCCGCCTTCCAACTCCTCTACGAGCTGCCCATGCAGCAGGGCGCCCAGGTGGTGCGGCTGCCCGTGCGCTGGGACGCGCGCGGCGTGCCGTCCGTGGACGGGGCCGAGTGGCTGGACGTGCTGGCTCGCGAGCAGCCGGACGCGGTCATCATCAACAATCCTCACAACCCCTCCGGGCTGGTGCTGGACGCGAAGTTGCTGGACGCGGTGGCGCGCTGGGCGGACGCGGCGGGGGCCACGGTGATTGGGGATGAGCACTACCGCTTCCTCTCCTCCGAGGACGCAGTGCTGGGGGCCTCGGTGTACCGGCCGGGCTCGCGCACCTTCGTCACCGGCTCGTTCATCAAGTGCCTGGGCTGCCCGGGGCTGCGCATCGGCTGGTGCGTGGGCGACACGGCCATGCTCTCGCGCATGCAGAACGAGAAGAACTACACGACGCACACGGTGAACCCGGTGACGGAGTGGATTTCGTACGAGGTGCTGAAGGACCTGCACAGCCCCGCGCTGACGCATGCGCGCGAGGAGTGGATGAAGAACCGCCGCACGCTGGCCGCGTTCCTGGAGCGCTCGCGAGGCGTCTACGGCATCGCGCCGACGGGCGGGCTCGTCACCTGCATCGGCGTGCGTGGTGCTTCCGAGCCTCGTGACTTCGAGGCGCGGCTCTCCGCGCTGTCGGCGGAAGGCGTGTTCGTGCTGCCGCTGAGCGCGATGGAGGCCGGCTCTCCCGAGGGGACGCATCCGCTGGAGCGCGGGCACGGCTTCCGGCTGGGACTGGGCATGGCTGCGGACCGCTTCCCCGAGGCGCTCGAGGCGATTGAGCGCGCCACCACGCGCTGA
- a CDS encoding class I SAM-dependent methyltransferase — MSEPAFVQQLNFHARDASNESAALQAALSLGLFSHLPESGSGEPVPLDALARRVGGSLRGVRAVVEPMVALGFVHLETGRGYSLPATTAAFLRDAAFTARLHEARRWWHPSAKLPEAVRTGATPEGNVLGWFREQFLSPRAPAPSPEAADFEDRLARNVLRTQALVTAGELGVLDRLVKGPAPLEDLARDVSAQPEALGVLLGVLATMGLTKQEGDAWGFSEAAGRALDAQSLPYFQRALPATMAYWEAFGHLDEAVREQKFRLDLRDPETARRIYQENASRISSIFASHLRLSRKAADLVRGMRSLAGARVLDVGTGSGVWGAAFGLADANSHVTYLDSPHVLDAVRPHLAKLKLEARSRLWAGDCLSVDYGEAEYDVILLPQIIPALPPSELPGFFARLARALRPGGLLLISGYLLTDRRDGPLDALYFALRRYVSNEGDVLSLPEFRALLTPVGLTAARGFDMPIQQVVVAHRGDVPWPATATATAA, encoded by the coding sequence ATGTCCGAGCCCGCCTTCGTGCAGCAGCTCAACTTCCACGCCCGCGACGCCAGCAACGAGTCCGCGGCGCTCCAGGCCGCGCTCTCGCTCGGCCTCTTCTCGCACCTGCCGGAATCAGGCAGCGGCGAGCCCGTGCCGCTGGATGCACTGGCCCGGCGCGTGGGCGGGAGCCTCCGTGGCGTCCGTGCCGTCGTCGAGCCGATGGTGGCGCTGGGCTTCGTCCACCTGGAGACCGGGCGCGGGTACTCGCTGCCCGCGACGACGGCGGCCTTCCTGCGCGATGCGGCCTTCACCGCCCGCCTGCACGAGGCGCGGCGCTGGTGGCACCCGTCCGCGAAATTGCCGGAGGCCGTGCGCACCGGAGCCACTCCGGAAGGAAATGTGCTCGGGTGGTTCCGCGAGCAGTTCCTCTCGCCGCGCGCGCCGGCTCCGAGCCCCGAGGCCGCGGACTTCGAGGACCGGCTCGCCCGCAACGTCCTGCGCACGCAGGCGCTGGTGACGGCCGGAGAGCTGGGGGTGTTGGACAGGCTCGTGAAGGGGCCGGCTCCGCTGGAGGACCTGGCGCGGGACGTGAGTGCTCAGCCCGAGGCGCTGGGCGTGCTGCTCGGCGTGCTCGCGACGATGGGCCTCACGAAGCAGGAGGGCGACGCCTGGGGCTTCTCGGAGGCTGCGGGCCGGGCGCTGGATGCGCAGAGCCTGCCGTACTTCCAGCGCGCGCTGCCGGCGACCATGGCCTACTGGGAGGCCTTCGGCCACCTCGACGAGGCCGTGCGCGAGCAGAAGTTCCGCTTGGACTTGCGCGACCCGGAGACGGCGCGCCGCATCTACCAGGAGAACGCGTCGCGCATCTCCAGCATCTTCGCCTCGCACCTGCGGCTGAGCCGGAAGGCGGCGGACCTGGTGCGCGGCATGCGCTCGCTCGCGGGAGCGCGGGTGCTGGACGTGGGCACCGGCTCCGGCGTGTGGGGCGCGGCCTTCGGGCTCGCGGATGCGAACTCGCACGTCACGTACCTCGACTCGCCGCACGTGCTGGACGCGGTGCGCCCGCACCTCGCGAAGCTGAAGCTGGAGGCGCGCTCGCGGCTGTGGGCGGGGGACTGCCTCTCCGTGGACTACGGCGAGGCGGAGTACGACGTCATCCTGCTGCCGCAAATCATCCCCGCGCTGCCGCCCTCGGAGCTGCCCGGCTTCTTCGCCCGGCTGGCGCGTGCGCTGCGGCCGGGCGGGCTGCTGCTCATCTCCGGCTATCTGCTGACGGACCGGCGCGACGGCCCGCTGGACGCGCTCTACTTCGCGCTGCGCCGGTACGTGTCCAACGAGGGGGACGTGCTCTCCCTCCCGGAGTTCCGCGCGCTGCTGACGCCGGTGGGCCTCACCGCCGCGCGCGGCTTCGACATGCCCATTCAACAGGTCGTCGTCGCGCACCGTGGCGACGTGCCCTGGCCCGCCACCGCCACCGCCACCGCCGCCTGA
- a CDS encoding ABC transporter permease, with amino-acid sequence MTGSLGQLILMRLRMLFRMPEVLFWTFGFPIVTTLVLGLAFRTEALKPVQVAVSDGPEAKALVARLEGVSELQVQTLPEGDARRRLARGQVSLVLLSSNPEPEALVDPSQPEGRTARLLVTQALSTSAQGPRIEAVKTTPVSEPGNRYIDFLVPGLLGMSLMSSSLWALASPLVAMRGGKLLKRLAATPMRRSHFFISFLTGRLLFALLEVAFFCVFARLLFRVPMFGSYVAFTVMSLVGAVSFAGLGLLVATRASSEEAVGGLINLVSMPMLFLSGVFFSSENFPGWLQPFIRALPLTMLNDSLRAIMLEGTGLAALGLPLALLAVWTVVPLVMALKWFRWV; translated from the coding sequence ATGACGGGCTCGCTCGGTCAGCTCATCCTGATGCGGCTGCGGATGCTGTTCCGCATGCCCGAGGTGCTGTTCTGGACCTTCGGCTTCCCCATCGTCACCACGCTGGTGCTGGGGCTGGCGTTCCGCACCGAGGCGCTCAAGCCGGTGCAGGTCGCCGTCTCGGACGGGCCGGAGGCGAAGGCGCTGGTGGCGCGGCTGGAGGGCGTGTCCGAGCTGCAGGTGCAGACGCTGCCTGAAGGCGACGCCCGCCGCCGCCTCGCGCGAGGGCAGGTGTCGCTGGTGCTGCTGTCCTCCAACCCGGAGCCCGAGGCGCTCGTGGACCCGAGCCAGCCGGAGGGACGTACCGCGCGGCTGCTGGTGACGCAGGCGCTCAGCACTTCGGCGCAGGGGCCGCGCATCGAGGCGGTGAAGACGACGCCCGTGTCCGAGCCGGGCAACCGCTACATCGACTTCCTCGTCCCCGGGCTGCTCGGCATGTCGCTGATGTCCAGCAGCCTGTGGGCGCTCGCGAGCCCGCTGGTGGCGATGCGCGGCGGGAAGCTGCTCAAGCGACTGGCGGCGACGCCCATGCGCCGCTCGCACTTCTTCATCTCCTTCCTCACGGGGCGCCTGTTGTTCGCGCTGCTGGAGGTGGCCTTCTTCTGCGTCTTCGCGCGGCTGCTGTTCCGCGTGCCCATGTTCGGCAGCTACGTGGCCTTCACGGTGATGAGCCTGGTGGGCGCGGTGTCCTTCGCGGGGCTGGGTCTGCTGGTGGCCACCCGCGCGAGCAGCGAGGAGGCCGTCGGTGGCCTCATCAACCTCGTCTCCATGCCGATGCTGTTCCTGTCCGGGGTGTTCTTCTCCTCGGAGAACTTCCCCGGCTGGCTGCAGCCGTTCATCCGCGCGCTGCCGCTGACCATGCTCAATGACTCGCTGCGGGCCATCATGCTGGAGGGCACCGGCCTCGCCGCCCTGGGCCTCCCGCTGGCGCTGCTCGCGGTGTGGACGGTGGTGCCGTTGGTGATGGCCCTCAAGTGGTTCCGCTGGGTGTGA
- a CDS encoding ABC transporter ATP-binding protein: MTPNDELAIEVKGLVKRFGDVVAVDGIDLDIRRGECLGLLGPNGAGKTTTVEILEGLQQATSGEVKLLGLRWETHERELRQRIGLTLQETRLVDLLTVEEMVRLFASFYPRSLDVETLIGMVQLGEKRHARVGKLSGGQKQRLALALGLAGDPDVLFLDEPTTGLDPQSRRSLWDVVAQLKARGRTVVLTTHYMDEAEVLCDRLVIIDHGRVIARGSPREIIASLGAEQVIELEATPVPDLERLRSLPSVVAAQRHADRMTLRVRELHLALPSVLREVESGGGELRHLSTRRPTLDDVFIGLTGRSLREGEEEKAA; this comes from the coding sequence ATGACTCCCAACGACGAGCTCGCCATCGAGGTGAAGGGCCTGGTCAAGCGCTTCGGCGACGTGGTGGCCGTGGACGGCATCGACCTGGACATCCGCCGGGGCGAGTGCCTGGGGCTGCTCGGCCCCAACGGCGCCGGCAAGACGACCACCGTCGAGATTCTCGAAGGCCTCCAGCAGGCCACCTCGGGCGAGGTGAAGCTCCTGGGGCTGCGCTGGGAGACGCACGAGAGGGAACTGCGCCAGCGCATCGGCCTGACGCTCCAGGAGACGCGGCTGGTGGACCTGCTCACCGTGGAGGAGATGGTCCGCCTCTTCGCGTCCTTCTACCCGCGCTCGCTGGACGTGGAGACGCTCATCGGCATGGTGCAGCTCGGCGAGAAGCGCCACGCCAGGGTCGGCAAGCTGTCCGGCGGTCAGAAGCAGCGGCTGGCCCTGGCGCTCGGGCTGGCGGGGGACCCGGACGTCCTCTTCCTCGACGAGCCGACCACCGGCCTGGACCCGCAGTCGCGCCGCTCGCTGTGGGACGTGGTGGCGCAGCTCAAGGCGCGCGGGCGCACGGTGGTGCTGACCACCCACTACATGGACGAGGCCGAGGTGCTGTGCGACAGGCTCGTCATCATCGACCACGGCCGCGTGATTGCTCGCGGCAGCCCGCGCGAAATCATCGCCTCGCTGGGCGCGGAGCAGGTCATCGAGCTGGAGGCCACCCCGGTGCCGGACCTGGAGCGGCTGCGCTCGCTGCCCTCGGTGGTGGCGGCGCAGCGGCACGCGGACCGGATGACGCTGCGCGTGCGCGAGCTGCACCTGGCGCTGCCGTCGGTGCTGCGAGAGGTGGAGTCCGGCGGCGGTGAGCTGCGGCACCTGTCCACGCGCCGCCCCACGCTGGACGACGTCTTCATCGGGCTCACGGGCCGCTCGCTGCGCGAGGGCGAGGAGGAGAAGGCGGCATGA
- a CDS encoding lysophospholipid acyltransferase family protein produces the protein MSQSDSLEARVERLELPFNEYGVDPYGISKRHVLHALQVFAVLYRYYFRVKCYGAEHIPARGRGMLVGNHSGGVAVDGAMVLASTMLELDPPRLAQGMVERFLHKFPISSLWASRTGQFTGLPEHAKRLLEDDRLLMIFPEGARGTAKLYNQRYSLVDFGTGFVRLALQTRSPIIPFAFLGGGSAIPTVFNAYALGKLMGVPYVPVTPWLLPVPLPVQLEIHYGEPLVFHGTGDEEDHVIEGYVAKVKARIAGLIERGRAERHNRRSGRRLLP, from the coding sequence GTGTCCCAGAGCGACTCACTGGAAGCGCGGGTGGAACGGCTGGAATTGCCGTTCAACGAGTACGGAGTGGACCCCTACGGCATCTCGAAGCGCCATGTGCTCCATGCGCTCCAGGTGTTCGCCGTCCTGTACCGGTATTACTTCCGGGTGAAGTGCTACGGCGCCGAGCACATCCCCGCGCGAGGCCGGGGGATGCTGGTGGGCAACCACTCGGGCGGCGTGGCGGTGGACGGGGCCATGGTGCTCGCCTCCACCATGTTGGAGTTGGACCCGCCGCGGCTGGCGCAGGGCATGGTGGAGCGCTTCCTCCACAAGTTCCCCATCAGCTCGCTGTGGGCCAGCCGCACGGGCCAGTTCACCGGGCTGCCCGAGCACGCGAAGCGGCTGTTGGAGGACGACCGGCTGCTGATGATCTTCCCCGAGGGCGCGCGCGGGACGGCGAAGCTCTACAACCAGCGCTACTCGCTGGTGGACTTCGGCACGGGCTTCGTGCGGCTGGCGCTGCAGACGCGCTCGCCCATCATCCCGTTCGCCTTCCTGGGCGGCGGTTCGGCGATTCCCACGGTGTTCAACGCGTACGCGCTGGGGAAGCTGATGGGCGTGCCGTACGTGCCGGTGACGCCGTGGCTGCTGCCGGTTCCGCTTCCGGTGCAGCTCGAAATCCACTACGGCGAGCCGCTCGTCTTCCACGGGACGGGAGACGAAGAGGACCACGTCATCGAGGGCTATGTGGCGAAGGTGAAGGCGCGCATCGCGGGACTCATCGAGCGGGGACGGGCGGAGCGACACAACCGGCGGTCGGGCAGGAGGCTGTTGCCATGA
- a CDS encoding NAD-dependent epimerase/dehydratase family protein, producing MRVLIPGISGGIARKLALRLHDAGHQVAGVDIRPWEEARELGIEVFRGDVRKRAAEDVFRRWRPEAVVHMATVTAFTVQGAERGRINLDGTKAVFDHCGAHGVKQMLFVGRHTFYGAAADSPLYHSEDEPPRALEAIPELADLVAADLYAATALWRMPKLTTAILRLPYTLGTPGTGTLASFLKGRRVPLVLGYDPLFHVLQEEDVVAALVLALNKELRGIYNVAGPPPIPLSVIVRETGRMGVPLPAQVLRLLLGRGGFPRLSVGALDHLRFPIVVDNRRFLEATGFQYQYSVADMLRLYRESAPVPRG from the coding sequence ATGAGGGTGCTGATTCCGGGCATCTCGGGAGGAATCGCGCGCAAGCTGGCCCTGCGGCTGCACGACGCGGGGCACCAGGTGGCGGGGGTGGACATCCGCCCGTGGGAGGAGGCGCGCGAGCTGGGCATCGAGGTGTTCCGCGGCGACGTGCGCAAGCGGGCGGCGGAGGACGTGTTCCGCCGCTGGCGCCCGGAGGCGGTGGTGCACATGGCCACCGTGACGGCCTTCACGGTGCAGGGCGCGGAGCGTGGCCGCATCAACCTGGACGGCACGAAGGCGGTGTTCGACCACTGCGGGGCCCACGGGGTGAAGCAGATGCTCTTCGTGGGTCGGCACACGTTCTACGGGGCGGCGGCGGACTCGCCGCTGTACCACTCGGAGGACGAGCCACCCCGGGCGCTGGAGGCCATTCCGGAGCTGGCGGACCTGGTGGCCGCGGACCTGTACGCGGCGACGGCGCTGTGGCGGATGCCGAAGCTGACGACGGCGATTCTGCGGCTGCCGTACACGCTGGGGACGCCAGGCACGGGGACGTTGGCGTCGTTCCTCAAGGGGCGGCGAGTGCCGCTGGTGCTGGGATATGACCCGCTGTTCCACGTGCTCCAGGAGGAGGACGTGGTGGCGGCGCTGGTGCTCGCGCTGAACAAGGAGCTGCGAGGCATCTACAACGTCGCGGGCCCGCCGCCGATTCCGTTGTCCGTGATTGTGAGGGAGACGGGCCGCATGGGCGTGCCGCTGCCGGCACAGGTGCTGCGGCTGCTGCTGGGGCGCGGAGGGTTCCCGAGATTGTCCGTGGGAGCGCTGGACCACCTGCGCTTCCCCATCGTCGTGGACAACCGCCGGTTCCTCGAGGCGACGGGGTTCCAGTATCAGTACAGCGTCGCGGACATGCTGCGCTTGTATCGGGAGTCGGCGCCGGTGCCTCGGGGGTGA
- a CDS encoding very short patch repair endonuclease has product MDTLTPKERSERMSRVRNRDTKPEMRVRRLVSSMGYRYRLQYKKVPGRPDLAFPGRKKAIFVHGCFWHRHPDPACPLARVPKSRLDFWMPKLEGNRVRDLRKLQELHVLGWSALIIWECQLRDEDALRESIREFLDAPPRRAPPTMGVPAWKNATPL; this is encoded by the coding sequence ATGGACACGCTGACTCCCAAGGAACGCAGCGAGCGGATGTCCCGGGTGCGCAACCGGGACACGAAGCCGGAGATGCGCGTCCGGCGACTCGTCTCGTCGATGGGCTACCGCTACCGCCTCCAGTACAAGAAGGTACCCGGGCGCCCGGACCTCGCCTTCCCTGGCCGCAAGAAGGCCATCTTCGTCCACGGCTGCTTCTGGCATCGCCATCCGGACCCCGCGTGTCCCCTCGCGCGCGTACCGAAGTCCCGGCTGGACTTCTGGATGCCGAAGCTGGAGGGGAACCGGGTGCGGGACTTGCGCAAGCTCCAGGAGCTGCATGTCCTCGGCTGGTCCGCGCTCATCATCTGGGAGTGCCAGTTGCGCGACGAAGATGCGTTGCGCGAGAGCATCCGCGAATTCCTGGATGCTCCACCGCGTCGCGCTCCGCCCACGATGGGGGTGCCGGCTTGGAAGAATGCGACGCCCTTGTAG